The genomic DNA ataacatatttatatattgaatgaTACATACAAGTTTtggttaaaattcaaaattgtttaatatgcttattcaagatcaagaatgggaattaaaattaaaaatccacTTGTAAAAACTACTCACACCCCTATAAGTTATAGCAAATTAATTTTCTAGACTTTCCACCTCAAACCAGATCTAAGTTAACAAAACAGGAAAAGAAGAAAGGTGAAAAAGTAGAATACTGACGTTCTAGACAGATAATCAACTTCATTAAAGATATAAGCAAGAAGAATCCCCAAGGGCAAGGAAAGGGTGTTATTTAGCAAGACCATTGAaaactcatttaagtttccagaCTTTGTTGCTTGCTTGGCCGTATCCATGACCCGTCGTAGTGTTAGCTGCACCAGTAACATTGAAGAAGTAAATTATCTAATgactagttttaaaattaaactgaaataaaataagttaatagGAACATGGAACAACCAGTAAACAAATACAACAATCATGAAGATAAACTAACAAATAGTATAAAATATCAAGATGCACATAGGAGGACTAAGTATAACAAAAGGCATGttgttgaatttgaaatgagttgCTACACATTGCCAGTAGAATTCCAAATTTTGCATGTGCTATATAGAATTATCCTACCACTAATCACATTACCTCATCCTTTACAAGTTAACACCATAAAAGATATCAAGTCACTTACGAAAAGAAATTTGGAATACTAATTGGGGTATGTAGCATCAAGAAAAAGACCAAGTCCAAACATCATTTTTTTAAGCCTCTActttattttgagttatatggAATGATACTTGCAGTATCATTTTTTAACCTCTTGGagaaatcaaaccaaaatttacCAATATCAATAAACAGGATTACAAAGAAGTTGAATAGCAATGAACAAAGAACCAAAGCGGTTATGTTTCAACAAACTGAACAAAAgatatgacaaaaattaaagctAAAGAGCATCCCAATtagtaaagataaaaatgacAGTAGTGTCCTGAAATTGCATAGCCACGAAAGTTCATAAGTTGCATAggccttaaaaaaaaagaacaaaaccaAAGACTCCCTCATCACTAGCATCTTCAGAAATTCTTCTGTTCCTCTAATGCCAAAGAACCACAcaagtatatttatttaatagttCACCAGCTAAAAATATTGCAGAAAGCATCCAACTTCATTAAGTCCGTGAAATAACAACTTAGTTTCTTAAAAATTGTTCATTGGATGGATTAGGTTAAGCATATTCATACGAATTGTACTTCCACAGGTGAAAAACAAGTCATGCCTCTATCACGAGACTATTAAAATCAAGTCTTCTCTGAACTGCTtcttaataatatgtatatccCATACACATTTTAGTGCCCAAAGATACTAAAGATTTTGATTTCCTAGAATAATCATGCTTCTTCCTTTCATGGGGGAAGTTCATGATGGTATCACCACAAAATTGAGCAATTAACATTAAATGTGAAATTGATCGATGggaaaatcaattgaatttattgTATTGACCTagtaaatagttttttaaatttatttttataattatcaaagaTGCATTTTATGGTCAGTTTCTTATCTCTACATTTCATAGTTCTTATTTTTACATAACGAGTTAAATTtctttcaatgtataaaatagctagaatttgtaaaaaatgaaatcaataaataaagcctgaaaatgaatgaaattttgaagtgcaaaacaccaaaaaaaaaaaaaaaaaacacaaaagcCTCAAATTATACTCACAGAATATGATGCGGTTAAGAAACAGTTTATAATCTGCCATGTGTACCCAATAGCATGAAAAGATAGATCAGTAATCCCTCCAGAAATTGCAGAAATGATCTGCACAAGTGAAAGGCAAATTATTATAACAgctatttatttcaaaattcattaaaaataaaaagctagCATTTCTAAATCACAATTAATCACAGCATATTAGGACATGTTCAGGTTACTTGACAGTCAATAACATGCAAACAATTTGACAGTTATTAGATATGAGCAAAGGTCATTTGGTGGCAATCTAACTCAAGATAAACTAAATCACAGCTTATCTTGGCAGCCACAAGAAAAGTCACACATAAGAAAACCTGCAGTGAATGCAACATCCCAGCCAAGCCTTgaatcatcaaataaaatatctgaGACCTAAGATGAACCCTCACATCCTTAGTTTCAGAATCCCTAAATTCTGATTCTCACACCCCCAAACTAtatgtcagtaataaaataaatacacataatatctGTTCAAGTTATTACAAGTCAACTAACTcctttacatttatatttttccaatatatgaataaaatggGTAATGGCAATCCTTTAAACAAAGCATGCATTTGGAGTGACACAAAAGAGACAAGAATATGAGAAGCTTCCAGGTAGCTAATAAAAAGgttataaactaaattaattacaatatcAAGTTTATTATGTTAGTCTAGATCCCAATTTGATGCCTCTCAAAAAAACTTACATGCTGAAATTACATCTTGAGTTATTGAACATACCATTAGAAATAAAGCAGTCCAGACTCTGTTGTCATGATGCTTCTCGAACAAATACATCTCACCAAGTGCAGTAATTACATTAGTAACATTCTTCAGTACTGTGACCATAGCGACATTAATGTATTTCAAACTGCAGGGAACAtgaaacacaaataaataaaaggaaaagaagcCACAAAGATGAAATTTACAGAAGTAATCTCTAAGTTCAATAACATTATTTCCTGTGagtcaatattattaattaccaGAAACATATCCAAAGGTTGGCCTTGACAATACaataaatttgataaacaaaataaaacaagaaaaatatttgagtgtaatatttctaaaattcaGGACCAACAAGCAACATTGGATGAGGTACATTTATAATTAACTTGGATATTCTTCAGAACCAAGAGACAGTATCGCTAGATTTAGGGAAACAACTGAACAAGAACTCGGAAGGAGTGATCCTGAATATTTCCAGAAGGATTAATGGAGCAATTGCACTATATTCTGATAGGATCCCAGCCCTTATTCAACTAAAACAGAAACTTCAAACacaaaacataagaaaataaaaataatcctaAACCACCTTatggattgaggacaagtgcCCCAATTCTAACATATTCAAAACAGTCTCCAAGAATTTGGACTAAATGTCCTCTCCTAGCAGGGATGATAACTTGATAACTTGAATCCTATATCTGTCCCCATTGGATTAAGTTACAACACTACCCTCCCCACatcataaaaacattaataatgcTATTTTGGAAGGCATTTAAACACTTTGGTAAACTTAAATTGAGCGTAGGTGATGGCACCAACCCTTGATAATGAATTGCCTCTGGagttaaaattagataatagtTCAATATCAAATGAGTCCATGAAAGAGCCAAAACAAATCTGTACAAAATTTTTCTGATCATTTGATAAATCGGTAAATCAGTTGCTTTGTCTTCTATTAAACCAAAATATAGATTGGAtattaaaaataccaaaaaaaaaaatgcctgtTCATAAGATCAAGAATGAGGAAAATTAGCCAGTGCTGGTCTTGCCAAAACACTTGAAAAGGGTGATCTAAAATGTAACCAGCCTTGGaagattattgacattttacagaaactctaaaaattcaaaaatgtgATATGTAACAGCCAAAAGACAAAacatttcatatcaaattttaccGAAAGTTGGATAGATGGGCAAACATGAGCGTAAACCAAGTATCCCTAATCCCCAAACTTTGCAAGTGGATGAGATCAAAACCAAGGAACATTAGCCGGTGCTGGACTTGTGGAAGCATTTGAAACATCTTATACAACAAGTATTATAgatgaatattaataacataCATTAGTAGGGATCTGCCATTTGGAACAAGATAGCAAACTGGCAGCAATTTTAGTGttagttttttctctttcaacaGAGAAGGCATATCAAATAAGGTCAGGGTAATTTTCCTAGCTAAACTTTAATCCAACAAAACTTTACGATATCATTGTCATATGAAATTAAAACTGAGATAAGCAGTGACTGGATAGGTTCATACCTAAACATGCTTGTAATGAGCATTCCaacaaatataacatttacagGTAACCAGACTTTAATCAGCTTCCATGTTAGAGGTTCTGTTGATATTACCCCCATAACACTCAATGTAGACACAATAATTACTGAAATAAAATTCTGCATCCAACAAAAATGCCATGAGCAAGTTAAgtatcaaaaattattttttagatcatttttcataaacaaCAGTAAACAGATACTCcataaagttaattttataatgcAAAAGCATggaaatttaatataatgaaatatattagtTAGGATAAATTACCTGGTACAGCATCAAAGATATTCCAGCGTTAAATTCATATCCAGAAAGCACAAACTTGTTAACCAGTATCATACAGCAAGAGGATGCACAGTATGCAAGGCCAGACCATAAGGCCTGATTTTGCATTTTAGCTGCCCTGTttttatgtattgttttatctctctctttttccagTTTACCACCCTCCAGGTCACTTTTATCACTCTCAAGAGACTTCATGCTTGATAATGATCTATATAGAAATGGAAAAAGTTTAACAAGGGGTAGCTGATGACATCTAGCTTTATTATTCGTATGCTCAACAGATAAAAAGGGGAAGGGAAAATATATGATCACTAAAGTTAAACTAATATGAAAGTTCATGTCGGATCTTATATGTCAAAAAAGGCATTAGg from Mangifera indica cultivar Alphonso chromosome 16, CATAS_Mindica_2.1, whole genome shotgun sequence includes the following:
- the LOC123199200 gene encoding GDP-mannose transporter GONST1 isoform X4, translated to MKSLESDKSDLEGGKLEKERDKTIHKNRAAKMQNQALWSGLAYCASSCCMILVNKFVLSGYEFNAGISLMLYQNFISVIIVSTLSVMGVISTEPLTWKLIKVWLPVNVIFVGMLITSMFSLKYINVAMVTVLKNVTNVITALGEMYLFEKHHDNRVWTALFLMIISAISGGITDLSFHAIGYTWQIINCFLTASYSLTLRRVMDTAKQATKSGNLNEFSMVLLNNTLSLPLGILLAYIFNEVDYLSRTPLLRLSSFWLVMTLSGFLGLAISFTSMWFLHQTGATTYSLVGSLNKIPLSVAGILLFKVPTSLENSASIFFGLLAGVFFAKAKMREKSQGQ
- the LOC123199200 gene encoding GDP-mannose transporter GONST1 isoform X3 is translated as MGSRSLSSMKSLESDKSDLEGGKLEKERDKTIHKNRAAKMQNQALWSGLAYCASSCCMILVNKFVLSGYEFNAGISLMLYQNFISVIIVSTLSVMGVISTEPLTWKLIKVWLPVNVIFVGMLITSMFSLKYINVAMVTVLKNVTNVITALGEMYLFEKHHDNRVWTALFLMIISAISGGITDLSFHAIGYTWQIINCFLTASYSLTLRRVMDTAKQATKSGNLNEFSMVLLNNTLSLPLGILLAYIFNEVDYLSRTPLLRLSSFWLVMTLSGFLGLAISFTSMWFLHQTGATTYSLVGSLNKIPLSVAGILLFKVPTSLENSASIFFGLLAGVFFAKAKMREKSQGQ
- the LOC123199200 gene encoding GDP-mannose transporter GONST1 isoform X2, with the translated sequence MGSRNHLIEERGLLYHESNGAEEQVSSPVRREVVNRSLSSMKSLESDKSDLEGGKLEKERDKTIHKNRAAKMQNQALWSGLAYCASSCCMILVNKFVLSGYEFNAGISLMLYQNFISVIIVSTLSVMGVISTEPLTWKLIKVWLPVNVIFVGMLITSMFSLKYINVAMVTVLKNVTNVITALGEMYLFEKHHDNRVWTALFLMIISAISGGITDLSFHAIGYTWQIINCFLTASYSLTLRRVMDTAKQATKSGNLNEFSMVLLNNTLSLPLGILLAYIFNEVDYLSRTPLLRLSSFWLVMTLSGFLGLAISFTSMWFLHQTGATTYSLVGSLNKIPLSVAGILLFKVPTSLENSASIFFGLLAGVFFAKAKMREKSQGQ
- the LOC123199200 gene encoding GDP-mannose transporter GONST1 isoform X1, which produces MGSRPHSLGANFYSPIPKFERNHLIEERGLLYHESNGAEEQVSSPVRREVVNRSLSSMKSLESDKSDLEGGKLEKERDKTIHKNRAAKMQNQALWSGLAYCASSCCMILVNKFVLSGYEFNAGISLMLYQNFISVIIVSTLSVMGVISTEPLTWKLIKVWLPVNVIFVGMLITSMFSLKYINVAMVTVLKNVTNVITALGEMYLFEKHHDNRVWTALFLMIISAISGGITDLSFHAIGYTWQIINCFLTASYSLTLRRVMDTAKQATKSGNLNEFSMVLLNNTLSLPLGILLAYIFNEVDYLSRTPLLRLSSFWLVMTLSGFLGLAISFTSMWFLHQTGATTYSLVGSLNKIPLSVAGILLFKVPTSLENSASIFFGLLAGVFFAKAKMREKSQGQ